A section of the Maylandia zebra isolate NMK-2024a linkage group LG8, Mzebra_GT3a, whole genome shotgun sequence genome encodes:
- the gpr142 gene encoding putative G-protein coupled receptor 142 — protein sequence MIDWPNVTASGNQELGLKPEELQKSKCVLGFIPVIYYSILLSIGVPVNILTVVALCRLASRTKKALYYYLLAVTASDILSQLFIIFVGFLLETAVFHRNVPALLLHSVSVAEFAANHASIWSTVPLSVDRYVALCHPLLHRQISYPARARKIIGVVLATSIASGVPFFWWSDMWRNSHPPTALDAVLIWTHVTIIYFLPCSIFLVLNSLIIHTLRVRQREQRCQEEQGTKSAPLQRLGKTTAMLLAITSVFSILWAPRTIVVIYHLYVSTVHRDWRIHLAYDLSNMLAMLNTAVNFFLYCFVSKPFRSAVRDVILLRGSPLYSPRALPQQQVPTNASISSLYSGNSKRFQRDFTPLSPHGARKPS from the exons ATGATCGACTGGCCCAATGTGACGGCGTCCGGCAACCAGGAGCTGGGCCTGAAACCCGAGGAGCTGCAGAAGTCCAAATGTGTCCTGGGTTTCATTCCCGTCATCTACTACAGCATTCTGCTCTCCATCGGAGTACCAG TAAACATCCTCACAGTAGTGGCCTTGTGCAGACTGGCGTCCCGCACTAAGAAGGCTCTGTACTACTACCTCTTGGCAGTGACAGCCTCAGATATTCTCTCCCAGCTCTTCATCATCTTCGTCGGCTTCCTGCTGGAGACGGCAGTTTTTCACCGGAATGTCCCCGCTCTCCTGCTGCACTCTGTCAGCGTCGCCGAGTTTGCAGCCAACCACGCTTCCATATGGTCCACCGTACCGCTCTCTGTGGACCGCTACGTGGCGCTGTGCCACCCCCTCCTCCACCGGCAGATCAGCTACCCGGCACGAGCCAGGAAGATTATCGGGGTGGTCCTGGCAACATCGATCGCATCGGGCGTGCCTTTCTTCTGGTGGTCAGACATGTGGAGGAACAGCCATCCACCCACAGCGCTGGACGCCGTCCTCATATGGACACATGTGACTATCATCTACTTCCTGCCGTGCAGCATCTTCTTAGTGCTGAACTCTCTGATAATCCACACACTGAGGGTGAGGCAGAGAGAGCAGCGCTGTCAGGAGGAGCAGGGGACAAAGTCGGCGCCACTGCAAAGACTCGGGAAAACCACGGCCATGCTGCTGGCCATCACCTCAGTGTTCTCAATCCTGTGGGCGCCCAGAACCATCGTGGTCATCTACCACCTGTACGTGTCCACTGTTCATCGAGACTGGCGCATCCACCTGGCCTATGACCTCTCCAACATGCTGGCCATGCTCAACACCGCAGTCAACTTCTTCCTCTACTGCTTCGTCAGTAAGCCTTTCCGCAGCGCCGTGCGGGATGTCATACTGCTCAGGGGGTCGCCGCTCTACTCTCCCCGCGCTCTGCCCCAGCAGCAGGTCCCCACCAACGCCTCCATTTCCTCTCTGTACAGTGGGAACAGCAAGCGGTTTCAGCGGGACTTCACCCCCTTGTCACCTCATGGGGCCAGAAAGCCCTCATGA